GCGGGGGTGCGGCGCTGGGGCTCCTGGCGGCGCTCTGGCCGCTCAGGTAGCCCAGTTCTCCGCCACGAGCCGCTCGGTGGGTTCTGCGGGGGGCGTACCAGCACGTACTCGAGCTGGCTCTCCAAGCTAGGCCAGGATCACAAGCGATTTGACAGCAACGCAATCACTGCATACAATGATTTCATCAATACCCGAGCAAGGAGGGTGCTCATGGCAAGCCTGACCATTCGCAATCTCGATGAGCTCACCAAACAGAGGCTGCGCCTTCGGGCCGCGATACACGGCCTGTCGATGGAGGAAGAAGCCAGACGCATCCTGAAGGAGGCATTGGGTTCAACTGCTCCCGCAAAGCTGGGGCAACACCTGCTCAGCCGATTCGCAGAGTCGGCCAGTGAAGAGTTCAAGCTTCCCGACCGCCATGCACCACGTAAGCCGCCACGATGGGATTAACTGGCATGATCCTGCTAGATACCAACGTACTCTCCGAGTTCATGCGTCCGCAGCCGTCGGCCAGGGTTGTAGCCTGGCTGGACGAACAGCCAGCCGCAAAGGTTTACACCAACGCCATCAGCCGCGCCGAGATCGAGCTGGGGCTTGCCCTGATGCCCGAGAGCAAACGGCAGGAGGCCCTGCGCAAGGCGGCTCGAGCGATGTTCGAGGAAGATTTCGCCGGCCGATGCCTGCCATTTGATGAGGGAGCGGCTCGCCACTACGCGCGTATCGTCTCCACCCGTCTCAAGGTAGGCCGACCCATCAGTGTGGAGGATGCCCAGATCGCGGCGATTGCACTAAAGTACAAGATGCATCTGGCCACACGCAACACCGCCGACTTCGAGCACATCCCCGGTC
The nucleotide sequence above comes from Meiothermus sp. CFH 77666. Encoded proteins:
- a CDS encoding type II toxin-antitoxin system VapC family toxin, with product MILLDTNVLSEFMRPQPSARVVAWLDEQPAAKVYTNAISRAEIELGLALMPESKRQEALRKAARAMFEEDFAGRCLPFDEGAARHYARIVSTRLKVGRPISVEDAQIAAIALKYKMHLATRNTADFEHIPGLEVVNPWTVETY